One window of Fusarium keratoplasticum isolate Fu6.1 chromosome 2, whole genome shotgun sequence genomic DNA carries:
- a CDS encoding FAD-binding-3 domain-containing protein, which produces MSAHQAATTNGTAAKPLKVLIAGAGIGGLSAAIALRAAGHDVEIFESSRFAAELGAAIHLPPNVNGVLRRFGLKPETWGANDTEWVTVLDSQGNVISRKNVSGIKEQYRWPWQLSHRVDLHEALKVTAMSPDLSGNPAKLHLRSRVVSCDPSKGTITLEGGHIHKGDLIIAADGVHSTLRPIISRENIPTFPSGGCAFRFLVPIAKAKANPVTAPLVDRTGDFQIWEGKNRRLVIYPCRDNTELNFVCLHPDGESQDSTEGWNNASTTEHVLDVFDEYCQPMKTLLSMADPSTIKLWRLWDRRALNTWVCDSAALLGDAAHPFLPHQGQGGAQAIEDGAALGALFPLGTTPSEVPGCLKLYMKARYERATMVQNFSRQMAFQTSDEDEVGGFSMNPMEFSAKNFDHDAFKHAQQLLD; this is translated from the exons ATGTCTGCTCATCAGGCCGCTACAACCAATGGAACAGCGGCCAAGCCGCTCAAGGTCTTGATCGCCGGTGCTGGAATCGGAGGCCTTTCCGCTGCCATAGCTCTGCGCGCGGCAGGGCATGACGTAGAG ATTTTCGAGTCCAGTCGCTTTGCGGCTGAGCTTGGGGCTGCAATCCACCTACCACCCAATGTCAATGGTGTGTTGCGACGCTTTGGCTTAAAGCCCGAAACCTGGGGAGCCAACGACACGGAATGG GTCACTGTTTTGGACTCCCAAGGCAATGTGATCAGTCGGAAGAATGTGTCAGGTATCAAAGAGCAATATCGCTGG CCATGGCAGCTTAGCCACCGCGTTGATCTGCATGAGGCTCTCAAAGTAACTGCAATGTCACCCGACCTTTCGGGGAATCCCGCAAAGCTCCACTTGCGAAGCAGAGTTGTTTCCTGCGATCCTTCCAAGGGAACAATCACGCTCGAAGGTGGACATATCCATAAGGGTGATCTCATTATAGCAGCTGATGGCGTCCAT TCGACACTTCGTCCAATCATTAGTCGTGAAAACATTCCTACCTTTCCGTCGGGTGGATGCGCTTTTCGGTTTCTGGTGCCAATTGCgaaagccaaagccaaccCAGTCACTGCTCCTCTGGTGGACAGAACCGGCGATTTCCAAATTTGGGAAGGAAAGAATCGTAGACTGGTTATATACCCTTGCCG AGATAATACTGAACTCAACTTCGTCTGTCTCCACCCAGACGGCGAAAGCCAAGACAGTACTGAAG GCTGGAACAACGCCTCTACAACCGAACATGTGCTTGACGTATTCGATGAGTATTGTCAGCCGATGAAGACACTTTTGAGCATGGCAGACCCCTCAACTATAAAACTCTGGAGACTGTGGGACCGAAGAGCTCTGAATACTTGGGTCTGTGACTCTGCAGCTCTGCTTGGCGATGCCGCACATCCATTCCTGCctcaccaaggtcaaggtggtGCTCAAGCTATTGAGGATGGAGCAGCCTTGGGTGCTCTGTTTCCTCTTGGTACCACGCCTTCAGAGGTCCCTGGGTGCTTGAAACTCTACATGAAAGCAAGATACGAGAGAGCTACTATGGTTCAAAACTTTTCTCGACAGATGGCATTCCAGACGagtgatgaagacgaggttgGTGGGTTCAGTATGAATCCGATGGAGTTTTCAGCCAAGAACTTTGATCATGATGCTTTTAAGCATGCACAGCAGCTTCTCGATTAG